In a genomic window of Thiosocius teredinicola:
- a CDS encoding DUF4124 domain-containing protein, with translation MRLLLMLGAFLLTASAFAAEVYRWTDSNGQVHFSQRPPPVDAEKLELPESGETPAAADTSLDKRRERQRRVLQSYEYEREQKKAAAAKAEQEKREMAAKCVDMEKRWRRLSHGGPLYYRDDGGEREYLSEQQRADEKARLRPYFKRYCGREP, from the coding sequence ATGAGACTCTTGTTGATGCTCGGCGCATTTCTGCTGACTGCGTCTGCGTTTGCCGCCGAGGTGTACCGCTGGACCGACAGCAATGGCCAGGTGCATTTTAGCCAGCGCCCGCCGCCGGTGGATGCCGAAAAGCTCGAACTGCCGGAGAGTGGCGAGACGCCGGCCGCGGCCGACACCAGCCTGGACAAGCGTCGCGAGCGTCAGCGCCGGGTACTGCAGTCGTACGAGTATGAGCGCGAGCAGAAAAAGGCGGCGGCCGCCAAGGCGGAGCAGGAGAAGCGCGAAATGGCTGCGAAATGCGTCGACATGGAAAAGCGTTGGCGGCGTCTGTCACACGGCGGTCCACTGTATTACCGCGACGACGGTGGCGAGCGCGAGTACCTCAGCGAACAACAGCGTGCGGACGAGAAGGCCAGGCTTCGACCGTATTTCAAGCGCTATTGCGGCCGTGAACCGTGA
- a CDS encoding fructosamine kinase family protein, with product MSIWQDIAADISAATGKAFEPQAPSGLGGGCINSAFKLSDGKQTWFVKTNRAELLDMFKAEAEGLNELADADAIKVPRAISTGVSGDSSYIVMQYYALSHGNALSWRKAGEQLAALHAVSSDAFGWQRDNTIGATAQRNSWTDDWVTFWRDHRLGFQLAEAARNGYGGRLQKLGEQLLERFDVLVDHDPRPALLHGDLWSGNIAFDENGEPVIYDPATYFGDREAELAMTELFGGFSADFYAAYRAVAPIDAGYRVRRTLYNLYHVLNHLNLFGGGYGGQAERMMQSLLAEC from the coding sequence TTGAGCATCTGGCAGGACATCGCGGCCGACATCAGCGCGGCCACCGGCAAGGCATTCGAACCGCAAGCGCCCAGCGGACTCGGCGGCGGCTGCATCAACAGCGCATTCAAACTCAGTGACGGTAAGCAGACCTGGTTCGTCAAGACCAACCGTGCCGAACTCCTCGACATGTTCAAGGCCGAGGCTGAGGGCTTGAACGAACTCGCGGATGCCGATGCGATCAAGGTGCCGCGCGCGATCTCGACAGGTGTCAGCGGAGACAGCAGCTACATCGTCATGCAGTACTACGCGCTAAGCCACGGCAACGCGCTGTCGTGGCGCAAGGCCGGCGAGCAACTCGCGGCACTGCATGCGGTGAGCAGCGACGCCTTCGGCTGGCAGCGCGACAACACCATCGGTGCCACTGCGCAACGCAATAGCTGGACCGACGACTGGGTGACATTCTGGCGCGATCACCGGCTCGGCTTTCAACTCGCCGAAGCGGCGCGCAACGGCTACGGCGGCCGGCTACAGAAACTCGGTGAGCAGTTGCTTGAACGCTTCGACGTGCTTGTCGATCACGACCCCAGACCCGCGCTGCTGCACGGCGATCTATGGAGCGGCAATATCGCCTTCGACGAAAATGGCGAGCCGGTGATCTACGATCCAGCGACCTATTTCGGCGACCGCGAGGCCGAACTGGCGATGACCGAATTGTTCGGCGGTTTCAGCGCCGACTTTTATGCGGCCTATCGTGCGGTTGCACCGATCGACGCCGGGTATCGCGTCAGGCGCACGCTATACAACCTGTATCACGTGCTCAACCATCTCAACCTGTTTGGCGGCGGATACGGCGGTCAGGCCGAACGCATGATGCAGTCACTGCTGGCGGAGTGCTGA
- a CDS encoding HNH endonuclease, translated as MQSLSQQILRTDASGMPLEWIDFRQAARLHFLGMIAYVCGEPLFTLHGGINAISRRRSIIEINSIIATFGNHQMRDSYTPPLSNRTLFQRDDHLCLYCGNHFHYRELSRDHVTPISQGGLNQWTNVVTACTRCNNHKAGRTPEQADMQLLAIPFTPTHAEYIYLQGRNVLADQMAFLRAHFPRTSPLRERNHDPKPDA; from the coding sequence GTGCAAAGCCTTTCACAACAGATTTTGCGTACCGATGCATCGGGCATGCCGCTGGAGTGGATCGATTTTCGGCAGGCCGCACGGCTGCACTTCCTCGGCATGATCGCCTACGTCTGCGGTGAGCCGCTGTTCACCCTGCACGGCGGTATCAATGCGATCAGCCGTCGCCGCAGCATTATCGAAATCAATTCGATCATCGCGACGTTCGGCAATCACCAGATGCGCGACAGCTATACGCCGCCGCTCAGCAACCGCACCCTATTTCAACGCGATGACCACCTGTGCCTGTACTGCGGCAATCACTTTCACTATCGCGAGTTGTCGCGTGATCATGTAACACCGATCAGCCAGGGCGGGCTGAATCAATGGACGAATGTCGTCACCGCCTGCACGCGCTGTAACAATCACAAAGCCGGCCGCACCCCCGAACAGGCCGACATGCAATTGCTGGCGATCCCGTTCACACCGACCCATGCCGAGTACATCTACCTGCAGGGCCGTAACGTGCTCGCCGATCAGATGGCATTTCTACGCGCCCACTTTCCGCGCACCAGTCCGCTGCGCGAACGCAACCACGACCCAAAACCCGACGCTTGA